One Penicillium oxalicum strain HP7-1 chromosome III, whole genome shotgun sequence genomic region harbors:
- a CDS encoding putative magnesium transporter NIPA5: MAIGTSFVITKKGLQHANRQHGFEGEGFSYLKSPIWWGGVVTLAIGEVANFAAYAFAPAILVTPLGALSVLIGAVLGSYFLKERLGTLGKLGCALCLLGSVVIVLHAPPDKPVERIDEILAYAVKPGFLFYCLAVAIFSTVMIYRVAPVYGKKNPLIFISICSTVGSISVMSVKAFGIAVKLTLGGNNQFTHASTYVFAIVTAFCILTQMNYINKALNAFSTSIVNPLYYVTFTTATLCASFILFQGFNTTDAVNTISLLCGFLIIFTGVYLLNLSRHDPDGRNLAHDKYDDEGVPTDAISGFQTRRSMQSRRSSISIAFMNGHSDREGLIHSYDAENSHGIGMNDLVDSDGEPGPTYPRSERRSRTSLQTKHDVPV; this comes from the exons TTTTCGTACCTGAAGAGTCCAATCTGGTGGGGAGGCGTGGTCACCT TGGCCATTGGAGAGGTCGCGAATTTTGCCGCCTATGCATTTGCGCCCGCGATCCTCGTCACACCCCTAGGCGCACTCAGTGTGCTCATCGG TGCGGTGCTAGGATCCTATTTTCTGAAGGAGCGGTTGGGGACACTGGGTAAATTGGGTTGCGCATTATGCCTCCTCGGTTCTGTTGTCATTGTGCTCCACGCGCCCCCAGACAAGCCGGTGGAGCGAATTGACGAAATTCTGGCATACGCTGTCAAACCAG GGTTCCTATTCTACTGCCTTGCCGTGGCGATCTTCTCTACGGTCATGATCTACCGCGTCGCGCCAGTATACggaaagaaaaaccctctcatcttcatctcgatCTGCTCCACTGTCGGCTCGATCTCGGTCATGTCGGTCAAGGCATTCGGTATCGCGGTGAAACTGACCCTCGGTGGCAATAATCAATTTACGCATGCATCTACCTACGTCTTTGCCATCGTGACGGCTTTTTGCATCTTGACGCAGATGAACTATATCAACAAGGCGCTCAACGCCTTCTCGACTTCAAT TGTGAATCCTCTCTATTACGTGACCTTTACAACGGCGACGCTCTGTGCTTCATTCATTCTCTTCCAAGGATTCAATACTACCGACGCGGTCAACACGATCTCCCTCCTGTGTGGATTCCTCATTATCTTCACGGGAGTCTACCTACTCAACCTTTCCCGCCACGATCCCGATGGCCGGAATTTAGCTCACGATAAATATGACGATGAGGGCGTGCCCACTGACGCAATCTCCGGCTTCCAAACTCGACGATCTATGCAGTCTCGCCGAAGCTCCATCAGCATTGCTTTCATGAATGGCCATAGCGACCGCGAGGGGCTTATTCATTCGTACGACGCGGAAAATAGCCACGGTATTGGTATGAACGATCTTGTCGACAGTGACGGGGAGCCGGGTCCAACTTATCCACGAAGTGAAAGGAGGAGTCGCACTTCATTACAGACGAAGCACGATGTCCCTGTCTAG